The DNA window CGGCGTCCTCGGCATCTTCAGCTTCAGGCTCTTCTGCCTCGTCGTCCTCGGCTACGTCACTCTCCGTTTCGGCGTCTTCGGCTTCGGCGTCTTCGGTGTCCTCAGCATCGCCGTCCTCTGCTTCAGCCTCTTCCTCGCGGTCGGGCTCGGCTTCTTCGATTGCTTCTTCGATAGGTTCGGTGTCGTCAGCCGCCTCGGACTCTGCGGCTGTCGGCTCCGAATCCGCCGTCTCGTCTTCCTCTCCGTTCGCCTCGTCTTCGTTCTCGTTCGCCCCCTCGCCGGTATCCATGTCGGCGCCCTTGACCGCGCTTTCGGTCTCGGTCGCCGGTGCCGCGTCGCCGGATTCCCGTTCGACGGTGACGCCGACATCGCCTCGTGACTCGGTCTCGTCGTCGCCCCTGAGTCCGAGTAGCGACTTCAACGTGTCCAGCAGTGACATTGATGAGTAGTTACCAGCCGTCTCACTTAAAGCCGTTCGCCTCACGGCAGGCTTCGCGGCGGCGACGCCGTGCGGTGGCGCCACGACGCCGCGCTACAGTCGGTTGCGCCGTGACGCCGCGCTACAGTCGCTCGCGCAATGCCTCGTTCATCGCCGCGACCGGGGCGTCCTCGCCGGTCCAGCGCTCGAACGCCTCGACGCCCTGATACAGCAGCATCCACGCGCCGTCGATCGTCGTCGCACCGGCGTCGTCGGCGTCGCGCAGAAGAGTCGTTTCCAGCGGGCTGTAGACGGCGTCGAGCACGGCGAGATCGCCGTGAAGCGCCTCGGCCGGCACCGGCGTGGCGTCCTCGTCCATCCCGACGCTGGTCGCGTTGACGAGCACCGTCGCGTCGGCGAGCAGGTCGTCGAGACCCGCCAGCCCGTGCCCGCTGGCGCCGGGCACGTCCGCGGCGAGGTCGTGAGCGCTCTCCTCCGTACGGTTTGCGATCCGCACGTCGGCGCCGGCGTCGGCGAGCGCGAACGACGCCGCTCGTCCGGCGCCGCCCGCGCCGACGACGACCGCCGTCGCGCCGTCGAGTTCGACATCGTAGCGGTCGAACGCGCGGAGCACGCCCGCTGCGTCGGTGTTGTGGCCGGTCGGCCGGTCGCCCGAGAAATCGACGGTGTTGACCGCGCCGATCCGGGTCGCCAACTCGTCGGCGTCGACGCAGTCGAGCACGTCCTGCTTGAACGGGATCGTCACGTTCAGTCCGGCGACACCGAGCGCGCCCGCGCCCTCGATTGCCGCATCTACGTCGCTGGGATCGGGTTCGAAGGTGACGTAGCGGGCGTCGATCCCCAACTCATCGTATCCGGCCTCGTGCATCGGCGGCGACAGCGAGTGCCCGACCGGGTTGCCGATCAGGCCGTACACGTCCATACGGCTTCCACGCGCCCGGATGAAAATAACTGGCACGATCCGCGGCGCGGACGCCACAGCGGCGCATTCGCATCGCTCCGGGCATTCTACGGTCGTACTGGCCCGGACAGACAACGCAAGAACTACCAGCCACCGTCGTTTCGGAGGTGCTAATGAGTAGTCCGCTTCGACATCCGCTGATGGGCGTCGTCGTCGCAGTGTTGCTGTCGGTGCCGTGGGTGGTCGTGTACGCGGTCAGCTCACCCGAAGCGATCGGCACCGTCCCGACCGTCGCAGTGAGCGGCCTGTCGGTGCTCGGCGCCTCGTTCCTGCTCGCGTGGGGCGCCGAGACCGCCGAGAAAGACGTGCCGCGCGCGTTCGCTATCGCGGTGCTGGCGATTCTGGCCGTCGCGCCGGAGTACGCCGTCGACGCGTTCTACGCGTGGCAAGCCGGCCAAGGTCGGGTCGGCGCCGGTGACCTCGCTGTCGCGAACATGACCGGCGCGAACCGTATCCTGATCGGCCTCGGCTGGTCGGGCATCGCCCTGTTCTCGATCTACCGAGCGACCCGGAGCGGCGACGCCGCCGTCGAGCACAACGACGGCATTCTCGCTGATGCGGTCGTGCTCGACCGAGATATCGCAACCGAGATCCTCTTCTTGATGCTCGCCACGCTGTGGGCCTTTTTTGTCCCGCTCGGCGGCGGGATCGACACTCTCGACCTCGTCGTGCTCGTCGGGCTCTACGTCGTCTACATCGGGATCATCATCCGCGGCGGCGCCGACGATGGGGAGGTCCACGTCGGCGTCCCGGCGTATCTCCAGAAAACGCCCGCGAACGTCCGAATTCCGTCGATATTCGCGCTGTTTGGCTACTCCGGATTCTTGATCTTTACCGCGGTCGAGCCGTTCGCCCACGGGTTAGAAAACATCGGTCTGCAGTACGGCATCCCGGAGTTTTTCATGATCCAGTGGGTCGCGCCGCTGGCCAGCGAGAGCCCCGAACTGATCGTCACGGCCTATCTGGTCAACAAGGCCCGCACGACCGCGGCGTTTAACGCCCTGATCTCCTCGAAGCTCAACCAGTGGACGCTGCTGATCGGGACCCTCGGCGTCGTCTTCAGCATCTCGCAGGGCGCCTACGGCGTCCTCGAGTTCAGCTTCAAGCAGTCCGCCGAGATCTGGCTGACGGCCGCTCAGAGCTTCTTCGCGCTGGCGATCCTGATCAACTTCCGGATCACCGTCCGCGAGGCGGTCGTGTTGCTCGTGCTGTTCGTCTCGCAGGTCGGCATCGAGTTCCTGCTGATCGATACGATCTCGGTCGGGTTCACCGCGACCGACTTGCTGTTGGCCTACACCGCAGTCTATCTGCTTCTCGGCAGTGCGATGTTCGTGGCCCGGTTCGACAACGTCCGGCACGTCGGCAGCCTCGCAAAGACCAACGTCTTCGCCGACGGCCAGCCCGCCGACTCCGACTGATCGGGCGCTGTCGATACGCTTTTTCGCGCCGACCCCAAACCCTCGGTA is part of the Natronoarchaeum philippinense genome and encodes:
- a CDS encoding helix-hairpin-helix domain-containing protein; the encoded protein is MSLLDTLKSLLGLRGDDETESRGDVGVTVERESGDAAPATETESAVKGADMDTGEGANENEDEANGEEDETADSEPTAAESEAADDTEPIEEAIEEAEPDREEEAEAEDGDAEDTEDAEAEDAETESDVAEDDEAEEPEAEDAEDADEADADVEDGDDEATTDESEGDLEDIKGVGPAYAERLRGVGVESIGDLADADAEEIASETDLSATRVENWIEQAKVR
- a CDS encoding shikimate dehydrogenase; this encodes MDVYGLIGNPVGHSLSPPMHEAGYDELGIDARYVTFEPDPSDVDAAIEGAGALGVAGLNVTIPFKQDVLDCVDADELATRIGAVNTVDFSGDRPTGHNTDAAGVLRAFDRYDVELDGATAVVVGAGGAGRAASFALADAGADVRIANRTEESAHDLAADVPGASGHGLAGLDDLLADATVLVNATSVGMDEDATPVPAEALHGDLAVLDAVYSPLETTLLRDADDAGATTIDGAWMLLYQGVEAFERWTGEDAPVAAMNEALRERL
- a CDS encoding sodium:calcium antiporter, which translates into the protein MSSPLRHPLMGVVVAVLLSVPWVVVYAVSSPEAIGTVPTVAVSGLSVLGASFLLAWGAETAEKDVPRAFAIAVLAILAVAPEYAVDAFYAWQAGQGRVGAGDLAVANMTGANRILIGLGWSGIALFSIYRATRSGDAAVEHNDGILADAVVLDRDIATEILFLMLATLWAFFVPLGGGIDTLDLVVLVGLYVVYIGIIIRGGADDGEVHVGVPAYLQKTPANVRIPSIFALFGYSGFLIFTAVEPFAHGLENIGLQYGIPEFFMIQWVAPLASESPELIVTAYLVNKARTTAAFNALISSKLNQWTLLIGTLGVVFSISQGAYGVLEFSFKQSAEIWLTAAQSFFALAILINFRITVREAVVLLVLFVSQVGIEFLLIDTISVGFTATDLLLAYTAVYLLLGSAMFVARFDNVRHVGSLAKTNVFADGQPADSD